In Oryza sativa Japonica Group chromosome 8, ASM3414082v1, the sequence CCACGTAGCAGCCAGCTACTAGCTGTACCTAGTACTACATGAAGTCCACTCTTGCAATTAAAACTCTctctagaaaaaaaaccaacatgTCATGATCGATCGATTCGCGTAAACAACGTGGTTAATCAGTTTCAGTCTAATTAACCAAGTGCCAGAATCTAAGCACGTGTGATTAGTTGtattagtagtactagtactcaaTTACATTAGACTTACTTGCTCATCATTTGACCTCAAATTACTCTTCCTAGCAACTCCTCTACATGCGAAATTTACCTATTTAAAGCAAACACTCTTCTAAGTTGACCATTGCCATATTGACCTTTCTTTAGTAGGAACTCAACCACTTGATCAATGGAATATATAAAGTTATAAACATCTCAATGAACCATTAactatgttttatcatcttttatatattttttcctgaTCAGTTTAAACTTTTGCATGAATTGGTTAATACGTGAAGCACCTAACAACCTCATATGCAACAAGGTAGCACAGACACTACTCTGCACACTAGGGCTGTGTTCGGATGCCTGAGTTCCCAACTCTAACagtgcgcacgaaaaacggagcgatccattagcacgtgattaattaagtattagctaatttatttttcaaaaatggatcaatatgtttttttaggcAACTtacgtatagaaactttttataaaaaacaatccgtttaacagtttgaaaagcgtgcacgcgaaaAACAAGAGGAGAGTATTGGGAACTTGGagttccgaacacagcctatgtCACTAGCAAGAAATTATAAGAGGACATTCCACTGTAATACTAATACTTTTTATTAGATCATCATAAAAATATTCATAATACTCCcccatttcagattataagtcattttgactttggtcaaagctaaactactttaaatttaactaagtttgtagataaatatagtaatattacAACACCAAATCAGTTTCATTAAGTcgataattaaatatattttcataatgttactatttttttctataattttgatTAAATTTGAAGTAGTTTAGCTTTCAACagagtcaaaacgacttataatatgaaacggagggagtaatgatTAGGTGGGTTTCAAAGCCCGCTTACATCCCTAAAAAAAGATTTACTAACTACTGCACTGATCTCTGAACATCAACGGCCAATATCATGATAATGACTTGACTTACTCCCTCTTAACTTTGGGAGTTGGAGATCATGATCAATATATGTATGACCCCTCCAATTATTTTCAAAGGCCTCATTTAAGTGCCACACCAAACTTGTTCACACAATATATGCTTCTAACTAACTAAACCAATTAAGCCCTTGCACATGGTCCTCCATTGACACATATGCATGTCCCCTTCATCCATATCACATGCATGGACACATCAACCCAACTATTCTAGGTCACCATGGATATCTCTTTTAATTTTCCCTTTGTTTCAAAACTGTTCATGAGACCATGTTTCAAACACAGGGTGAAGGAGAGGAGTAGGCAACTAGAAAGAAAAGCAAGTTCATTCACTTGTTGCATGCACAGCTCTGCACCACCTAAACCATGTGAAGGAGTAGTGAAATTCTGACACGAAGTGGATTTGGATTAGGGGAAGTCAACGAATCATGGACAACTCATTGCTAATTGTTGGAAAGTTGAAGTGATGGAttgagattgtttttttttatttttaataatgggATAGTGATTTGCACTTCCGATCCATGGAGTATACATGAtcgaatagaaaaaaaaaaattctgaatcaTTGGTCTACGAGTATATTTACGGTGGTGACTACTGGTAGTATTAATAATAGCACCGGTATTACCACTAATAGGAACAATTATATCACTAGAGAACACCGTAAAAATTGTCAAGACGCGAGACATGACTTAAAGTAATCGTCATCCTCTTAACAACAAGCTATTAGTGTTTTCTAAACAGATTGCAGTTCTGATAGATCCTGTTATCTGCTATCATAGTCCTTTTTAGTACCACTgagctgaaaaaaaatattttcaatctaAAAGTTGGTATAGTCAGGTTTAAAAATTTCAAGCTGAAAGTGCTCGGTGGTTAATCTACTAATGAACACTTCAATTACTTCAACTTCTGACCTGAAATTTTGATTCTTTAATTGTTCTTTTGCCGCTGAACTCATACATTTCGAAGAGGTTTCAGAGAGTATGAAACATGGCATTGTCGAAGATTTTTGAAAATTTCCGCCATTTTTGTGGTTTGAATTCGAAGCAGAGGAAACAGAGCAAAGGGTTagaaaacagagagagtatgtTATATGCTGTTCCTTACCTGCTTCTTGTCGGCGACCTTCTTCTTGTCCGACGAGACgagcgccgccggcagcggcagcggcagcggcagcggcggcgggcggcggaggacgggggtggccggcgcggagctGTGGTCCCTGTCGACGCAGAGCTGCATGATCTTctcggcggcctcggcggcgtcgcggctcTCCTTCACAAGCCGCGCCACCTCCGCCTTGGGCAGCCGCATCCGCAGCCGCacggcgccgccctcgccggcctccaccgACGACACCGGCGACGCCGCCACGTCCGACGCCGACCGCCGCGACAGCATCATGCTCTCCAACctctccccggcgccgccgacaTGGACAAGCGCGCCCGACCAcgtccgccgcggcgcgcgggcgaggcgagGGAGCTCGACGAGGAAGTAGAGCTTGCCGGGCTTGAGCGGCGCGTCGGCGTCGAGCGGCCGCGCGCGCATCCCGAGGCGCCTGACCTCCTCCGACTCCAGGACCTGGTAGCCCGGGTGGtcgcgcagcgccgccgccgccgacgccggcggcctgTACTTGTACGTCGTCCCGTCCACCGTCATCAccctcgccgtccgccgcctcccgccggcgatCGCGTTgcccatcgatcgatcaaaagCTTAGCTGCCTCACTcagctggctgctgctgcttcgccGACGAGCTCGAATTCGAGTAGTTGACGTGAGCTCGCGAggcaagaggaagaggagagaagagcaTATAAAGGGAGGCACACGCATGTGATGTGGCAAAGTCAAATCTCACGTCTAATTGTTAAATTATTCCCAATTTTCAAATTACTCGTCGCTAATTTTATGCTAAGTTAAAACAGTTGTTTTTAAAAcgttaataatttaaaattttgtgtGGTTTAATAATATTtgaatattatatatttattacgAGAGCGTGAATCTAAAAAGATTAACCTTATAATGTTGTTGGCTTCATCCATCATGATTCAAATACTGATACACACGAATAAAATTTAGTAAGATGTCGTTGGTTTATGTCAGGAGGCGTGGGTATAGAAGTGTGTGAGTATGTTGTTGCATGTGTAATGGTAAAAAGATAGTTAAACTATATGATTTATTTTAGAGTTAGATGGACATATGTACGGATTTCTGATTAGGAAAATCTTAAAACGCTGAGTAATTTAAAACTGAGGGACTGTACTAGTTTAATTAGTTACAGGTGATTAGAAGCATAATCTTTTCGATACCTGCATTATTCAAGGGTCCAGGCGTCGACGTGTCGTGGTAGCTAGAGATGCATGTTCTTTAATTAGTACATCGTTGTATGGGCGTGGCAAAATAATTGCATTTTGGATTTACTTGGACACTAATAATGATGTACATATCTAACTATTATCTCTAtcctaaaatgtttgacgccgttgacttttttaaaaatatttgaccgttagtcttattcaaaaaatttaagtaattgttaattctttttctatcatttgatttattgttaaatataattttatgtatatatatagttttacacatatcacaaaagtttttgaataaaacgaacagtcaaacatgtttaaaaaagtcaacgatgtcaaacatttaggaaatgagggagtatattacTAATATGTTGTACTAGTATATAGTGTGCAGTACTGTACTATAGTACATACGACGAGCAAGAGGGCCATGTGAGCTGTTTGTATATGATCGATGTTCTAGGTACGGTTTAATTCTATCATCTATAACAATGCCATGCCCTTAATTAAATGTGGTTGATCATCCATGCGTAGACTAGCTAACAAAAACAGTGATTAATTGCGCATCTAAATGTTTAATTTGTTGGTTGTTAGCTACTCTCTTTAATGTATGACGTTTATTGTCTCTTGTACATACATTTaacatttaaaaaaagttaaagtaaAGATCACAAAGCGCACCATGCTTTGACCACATCTATCTCAAAGTTCATATGCTCACCTGTTGTAATTGTTTTGCTTTGACGAAGATAGCTGAATTAATAGCGCAGAAGTGTCGAGAATGACATCAATATGCAAGTTTTGCGAGAACTTgggttatactccctccgtccaaaaaaaagtcaacctctaaagtttgaattttatcccataaaaaaccaacttctaccaTCCAGCTACCAACCCTCGGCACataaaacgagaagttttattTCTTAAATACCCTTCACCTATCTATCaccattactattttttttaataatgaggACTATTTTTGGCATTTTTACTCCCCACTAAGTTTAAATTGGGATGCTAggattggtcttttttttttaacgaagggagtacttatAGCATGATGAACTAAGTGTTAACTGAGTGAACGGATTTCTAACATAAATTGGTACTTGCATAGTAGAGTAATTGTATTGTTGTTCAtatatattacttcctccgttttatattataagactttttagcattgcccacattcatatatatgttaatgaatctagacatatatgtgtgcctagattcattaacatctatataaatgtggacaatgttataacctgaaacaaagAAATTGTTTCCGTGGGATTAGCCAACAAAAAGGGAGAATAATAGAAAACGTACGGAATATGGGTTCTATGATACAATATGCCCCAAGAAGTGTGGTTTTATGATAAAAACTGCTAAACCTATGGTTAAATTTGAGATAGATGTGCCCAAAAACTCTCGGTGTTTTACGATATTTACtgctaatataaatatatagaaaattaCAAATCTTGTCTAAAATAcctttggtactccctccgttttaggttataagacgttttaactttagtcaaaattaaactgttttaagttagactaagtttatagaaaaaagtagtaatattttcaaccaagaaaaatttattatgaaaatatattcaattattaatttgatgacactaatttagtattataaatattataatatttatctataaacttagtcaaagttaaaatagtttgactttaaccaaagtcaaaacgttttataatctgaaacggaggaagtaataaatatcacaacaaattaaatacataatAATTACGCAATTTTCTTAACCATGTGAATGCAACcagatatataaaaattttagtaacatcatacattaaaaactAAAACCCAGAGAGAGTACTAGTACTACATCCTTCTAGACGGGGCAACGGGCAAGCTACAAGTGAGAAGGGGCGTGCGTAGACGGCAACGGAACAGAGATAGAACTGCGAGTGCGTGTCGTTGTTAATTTTTGGCGGTGTCCGGTGAGAACAGGGAAAAATAAAAGTGTGGCTAGCTCTCCATTTCCGTTAAATATCTCTTTCATTAGTCCTAAATTCTTGGCTTGGTTCAAGAAAAATGTTGAGAATTAGCTTTGGCTGTAGTACATACGATCGAGCTGAGTTACCCTCGGTGTCAGGTTACCTCATGGCCGGCCATCCAGCGTGGATTCTGGAGATCTTTTGAGAAGAATTCTGTGAAATGTCAGTCGATTTCAATTTCATGTCGGTTATGAGAGAACCTTCTGTGTCGATCGATATGATTCCAAGCGTTTTACCGCGGGATATATGTGATCGATAAATGCTGATCTCTGTCAGGTAAATTCCATACGTGAAGAGGACAAGAGGCAGCTAGTTAGTGTAGCCTTTTCTTCAGCATGTCCAAATTAAACTAATCGTCGTCTCTTTGTCAGCACGTACAGTACAGTATAGTAAAGTTTGTGCTTTAGCTAACTAGCTGATGACTAGTCCGTACAAATGgcaattaatattatttttgcaAGCTAGTCCCCTTtcatctaaaaaaatcaaattctagttataaatctaaacaactatatttagattcgtagatagaagttaaatttattttgagatggaggtgtACTAGCCAGTAATTGTGTAATGGTAGTGCTAATTACAGTGTGTAAGTAGAATTAATGAACCGATCGAGTAGTCGTGTGatgtatatatactccctccttccaaaataAACTTAAGTTCATGATAGGATGTGACTTTATGTTTAGATTCGTTTATGTTGGGACGAACGATCAACGGTAGTACAGATAGTACTGTCCTAATGTCCATGCTCAGTTGCTCACAATTCATTCACACCTGCGCTGCGATGGTTAGTACCTTTAACTTGTAGCG encodes:
- the LOC9272105 gene encoding uncharacterized protein At1g66480, yielding MGNAIAGGRRRTARVMTVDGTTYKYRPPASAAAALRDHPGYQVLESEEVRRLGMRARPLDADAPLKPGKLYFLVELPRLARAPRRTWSGALVHVGGAGERLESMMLSRRSASDVAASPVSSVEAGEGGAVRLRMRLPKAEVARLVKESRDAAEAAEKIMQLCVDRDHSSAPATPVLRRPPPLPLPLPLPAALVSSDKKKVADKKQKKARFMTDVPDEIIDF